Proteins co-encoded in one Nicotiana sylvestris chromosome 7, ASM39365v2, whole genome shotgun sequence genomic window:
- the LOC138873152 gene encoding uncharacterized protein, with protein MDVGILLKRKKRFVRGQSRIRWGALSKDNAQELEGCLMNMGAWKNGGDASAMWTMMAKYIREASRKALGILKGYSGGHRGGWWWNDVVQGKMEAKRAAYIKLLESTDKDQRRANREGYKEAWKEAKLAVTKAKMLFLVGFMRNLGAKVGTRSYFDWPKRGRRRLATWIK; from the coding sequence atggacgtCGGTATCTTGTTGAAGAGAAAGAAGAGGTTTGTACGGGGTCAGTCGAGGATCAGGTGGGGAGCTTTGTCTAAAGATAATGCGCAGGAGTTGGAGGGGTGCCTGATGAATATGGGTGCCTGGAAGAATGGTGGGGATGCTAGCGCTATGTGGACGATGATGGCGAAATATATAAGGGAGGCATCAAGAAAGGCGTTGGGAATTTTGAAAGGTTACTCTGGCGGGCACCGAGGTGGCTGGTGGTGGAATGACGTGGTCCAAGGTAAAATGGAAGCCAAGAGAGCGGCTTACATTAAGTTATTAGAGAGCACCGACAAGGATCAGAGGAGAGCAAATAGAGAAGGATATAAGGAGGCTTGGAAGGAGGCAAAATTAGCGGTCACAAAGGCTAAGATGCTGTTTTTGGTCGGCTTTATGAGGAACTTGGGGGCAAAGGTGGGGACAAGAAGTTATTTCGATTGGCCAAAGCGAGGGAGAAGAAGGCTCGCGACTTGGATCAAGTGA